The DNA window tggtcagattttccaaatggatggcaggggagagctttgtatgcatctctgtgtgtggagtaatggTGACCTAGAGTTTTTTCTCTCTGGTTgcacgtgacatgctggtaaaaatttggtaaaactgatttaagtttgcctgaaTCAAAGTCTCCGGCCACAAGGAACGgagcttctgggtgagcattttcttctttgatcaggccttatagagttggttgagtgcggtcttagtaccagcatcggtctgtggtgctaaatagacggctacaaataatatagatgagaactctcttggtagatagtgtggtctacagcttaccataaggtactctacctcaggcgagcgaTACCTCGAAACTGCTTCAACAATAAACATTGCGCACCAGCttttattgacaaaaagacacataccccccacccctcgtcttaccagacgtagcatCTCTGTTCTACCGGTGCATGGAAAATTCccccagctctatattatccatgtcgtcattccgCCACGACTCTGTgtaacataagatattacagttcttaatgttccgttggtaggataatcttaatcgtaggtcattcattttattttccaacgattgcatgttagcaagtagaacggaaggcagtgggagtttactcactCGCCTACGGATTCTCCTAAGGCAACCCGATCTGCGTCCTCTTTTCCTCCGTCTTTTCTTCATGGAAATGACGGGGATTTGAGCCTGTTCCCAGAAGagcagtatatccttctcgtcggactcgttaaaggaaaaagcttcttccagtttgTGGTAagtaattgctgttctgatgtccagaagttatttttcggtcataagagacaatagcagcaacattatgtacaaaataagtaaaaaaataagttacaaacatcGCAAAAAACTAACAGTTGGTCAGGAACATGTAAAACGTCAACCATCCTCTTTGGCGCCTCAAACCCAAACCCACGTGCCCCCTGTTGATTATAATGATGAAGTGAACAATACATATACACAGTACATAGATATCAACTTTACACAAAACTGGGATGTCTGTGTGTCCACAGGAGAATTGGCAGTAATCCACCGTCCATGTTAAATACAAGCTTAGCAGGTGAGTCTTTGAAAAGGTTTTGCTTGGTTGAGTTCTACACTCCACaaaaaataaagacatttcatTCAACCATTTAACAATTAGGGTAAGATTAGTATTAGATTCAATCTGACATTAAACCAAACTGATGATTTAACCATTGATATAAACAGCAAAGGGCACTTTGAGATTGAATCATTGATTCTTGAATGAAGGTTGAACGTTAAAAGAACGTTAAATTGCATGCTCGTCTCGTTGTGTATTGTCCTTGTGTGGGTGTGACAGAGGAGCCGTTTCAGCAGCTGGCCGTGGAGACTCTGGACGAGCTGGACTGGTGTCTGGAGCAGCTGGATACTCTGAAGACACGCCACTCCGTCAGCGAGATGGCCTCCAATAAggtacacgcatacacacactcataaccCAGGGAGCTTACTCACTTGTACCCTCAACTGAAGCTGAAGCTACTAATGTCTTACATCAGTATTTGGTTCAGGTTTGAGTTAATTCACTATGATGGACTTAAACAAGGAACAATACAAAAGCACAAAGCTCACCATTGAGTCAGCGCCATCGTGGCTTTATGAAGAGTTGTCATGAATGACTGTGATCTAGAACCCTGTATGGATCATGACTTGGCCAAATGAATCTACAGGGAATTTTTATGAAATTTTCTGTAGCTGCACAATATCGATTAAGACTTTATTTCAGACTTTGATTGAATCTAATTTTCTTATCATTTAGCCAAAACAATTGACCTTTCCCCTCTCCATTAAAACAAAGGGGATATTATTATTTCACGCTTATGTCAAAGtaagcaataaataaataaaaatatgtataCATTTTGGCCAATGCACTTTTGGTGGCCTCCCAAATTAAAAAGAGCCCACTAAGCCAGCGACTGTGTCACTCTGCAAATGCATTTTGTGCTGATCCTGATTGGACAAATGTGAAAGGCCACTAATACAATGAATTCCATCAGAGATTAGGAAATGTGAATGAAATCGCCAATGCCTTCTGACATTTGGAGTTCGTTCCATGAATCAAATCAAACAaaccaaatgttatttgtcacatgcgccgaatacaggtgtagaccttacagtgaaattcgtacttacaagtccttaacgaacaatgcagttttaagaaaaaaagtgTTATGTAAAAAATTTATAAGTAAAAAATTTAAATAACAAATTatttaagagcagcagtaaaataacagtagtgagtctatgtacagggagtacaggtacagagtcaacgtgagggggcacaggttagtcaaggtaattgaggtaatatgtacaagtAGGTAGatgcatatataataaacagagagtagcagcagtgtaaaaggggaggggacaatgcaaatagtctgggtagccatttgagtagctgttcaggagtcatatggcttgggggtagaagctgttaagaagccttttggacctagacttggtgctcaagtaccacttgccatgcggtagcagagagaacagtctatgactagggtggctggagactttgactgtttttagggccttcctctgacaccgcctagtatagaggtcctggatggcaggaagcttggccccagggatGTGCTGGCccttacgcactaccctctgtagtgccttgcagtcggaggccgagcagttgccataccagggagtgatgcaaccaatcaggatgctctctatcgtgcagctgtagaactttttgaggatctgaggacccatgccaaatctataggctttgttgtgcgcttttcacgactgtcttggtgtgtttggaactcaacctgctccactacagccacgtcgatgagaatgggtgcgtgctcggtcttccttttcctgtagaatcatctcctttgtcttcatcacgttgagggagaggtgcttctgtagctcagttggtagagcatggcgcttgtaacgccagggtagtgggttcgatccccgggaccacccatacgtagaatgtatgcacacatgactgtaagtcgctttggataaaagcgtctgctaaatggcatatattattatattattattcatgTCATTTAAAGCAACACATTTATGTGTTCACATAAATTGTATTTTTACGTGGCTAAAACAACTCagcttgtaatttaacaattctattcgtatttacagatgacttacaagtttgatattaaggcacaagttcacatgttcgagaaggaatttctgccaaaaaacgcattttgatgaaaaatattttttacGTTCAattggctctcctgtgaagtcgtgacttatGATATACACCTAGtatcctgaatcgggtcacatacagtatatggatgAAATACCTCAGCCATTCAAGGCATCAGATTTCCTCATCATCTTTAACTTGGTGCACATGGTGAAGCCTCGAACACAACCAGCCCCTGTCTACTCTCCCCCCACCGTGGGCCAATCAGCTCCATTTCCCTGTCCCAGCCTCTGATGCAGCAGGCTGCTGATTTGTTCCTTCCTTTAGGCATACAGTATGGGGAGGTGGTAATTGGGAGTAGCGTGTGCTGCTCTCCTCTGTTTACACGCGGAGCAGCAGGCAGAATAGTGCtgctgaggggagaggagagtaagCGGCAGGAGTCGCTTCTCTGCCATGCTCCCCACACCCTGCATCCTCAGCCTGGCTTCCACACTTCTTCCACCAAGGCAATCCTCTTACTTGTCCATTCCCGCTAGAGTGTGTGGATAAAACCTTCCCAGTgcactgtgtgtgtagactaTCTGCTTGCAGTGGAGTTAAGGAGCTCAGACAAGCAGGACAGGAGCGCAGTACGGACTGTAAGCCCAGTACAGCAGTTACAGGGAGGACCCTGCTTTTTTTCCCGCCCCATGCGTTATTTAGTGCTGAAATGCCCGAAGTCAATGACTTGTTCTCCGTCGAGGATGTACCTTCAGGTAAGACGggctgggatgggatgggatacaCGTGTTGCTTAGTGAATTAATGTGTAGTACTGGTGTCCATCCTTCTTTGCAGAGTTCTTTGCAATTAGTTGGGAAGTGAtgctgtttttgtgtgtgtgtcaggagtgcttgtgcatgtgtgtatgagtgagtcCAAAAAATGTATGTGCAGATATGTGTGTGCAAGAAGTATGTGTgaacacatgtacagtacatgcagcgtgcacagtgtgtgtgtatgtactgtctTTTTCTGTGTGCACATGCTCGGTTGGCATCTTCAGAGCAGACTTTTGGTGTTtcagaggggggagggaatgTATTATCTTTGTGTATGATGATTATACAGTATAATCACTGGTGTAGCACACCCTCCTGCAGCTTTGGGGAGCcaggctcagccaatcagaatgaccttttccccacaaaagggctttattacagacagaaatactcctcggtttcatcagctgtctggtctcaaatgatcccgcaggtgaagaagccagatgtggaggtcctaggatggcgtggttacatgtggtagTGAGGCCAGTtgggcatactgccaaattctctaaaacaacattggatgcggcttatggtagagaaatgaacattaaattctctggcaatagctctggtggtCATTCATGCAGTCAGCAGCCCTAAaaatgtggcattgtgttgtgtgataaaactacacattttaaagtggccttttaatgcccccaacacaaggtgcacctgagtaatgatcatgctgtttaatcagcttcttgacatgtCACATctgtcagttggatggattatcttggcaaaggagaaatgctcactaacagggatgtaaacacatttgtgcacaaaatattagagaaatatgctttttgtgcgtatggaacagtTATAGGATCTTTTATttgagctcatgaaacatggggccaacactttacatgttgtgtttatattgttCTTCAGTATATTTACTATTATAATACTTTACTGTGCTGGAGTCCCTCTGGAGGTTGGGCCCCCCACATAGCATATGATCACGTCATAAGTCATGAAAGAAATGTTTAGCATTACATTAAATTAGCTCAGAATTTTGGTTAAAATATGTTACATTTAACTAGGTTTTGCAGTCATAAAACAACTGAGGAAAAACTAAAATGCTACTATATTTACCACTTGAATAAAGAAGAAAAATTATATTTTTGTAAACTCAATAAGACATCAACTCGCAGATTATTGTCTGACATCAACTCCATCAGATTTGATAAAATGGTTGTTTTTATTAATTAATGCATTTCCATATTTTGCAAATGTTTGTATTGAACTTTTATTTTTAGAGGCCAAAATATGTCTGTTTTGAGTATCTGGTGTCAACTCCGTCAGTGGCTTGTCAACTCCGTCAGTGGCTTGTCAACTCCGTCAGTGGCTTGTCAACTCCGTCAGTGGCTTGTCAACACCGTCAGTGGCTTGTCAACTCCGTCAGTGGCTTGTCAACTCCGTCAGTGGCTTGTCAACTCCGTCAGTGGCTTGTCAACTCCGTCAGTGGCTTGTCAACACCGTCAGTGGCTTGTCAACTCCTTGTCAACTCCGTCAGTGGCTTGTCAACTCCGTCAGTGGCTTGTCAACTCCGTCAGTGGCTTGTCAACTCCGTCAGTGGCTTGTCAACTCCGTCAGTGGCTTGTCAACTCCGTCAGTGGCTTGTCAACTCCGTCAGTGGCTTGTCAACTCCGTCAGTGGCTTGTCAACTCCGTCAGTGGCTTGTCAACTCCGTCAGTGGCTTGTCAACTCCGTCAGTGGCTTGTCAACTCCGGCAGTGGCTTGTCAACTCCGGCAGTGGCTTGTCAACACCGTCAGTGGCTTGTCAACTCCGTCAGTGGCTTGTCAACTCCGTCAGTGGCTTGTCAACTCCGTCAGTGGCTTGTCAACACCGTCACTGATGGAGTCTATATTATTTTGTCAATATCTGAAAAAATATTTGAATCCGTGTTCTGTAGCACATGCTTAAACAATTAAAGTATTTGCTGTGTTAGACTTAAGGGATAATGTTTGAGACATAAATGTTCTAAATCTAGAAAGACATGCCAAAATGTTAATGAAATTAGCACAGGAGCTTTTAATAGTGCATTAAAACAAAACTTTTGTTAAAATTAAGAAAAATATTTGTCCAGTCTTTAAAGAATTCCTGAGCTCTAAAAcgtttgacattttagtcatttagtggacgctcttatccagagcgaattaTACTTAGTTGCATTCATCTTAAGaaagctaggtgggacaaccccATATtcatcacagtcatagtaagtacatttttcttcAATGAAGAAGttaccagacacacacatgcaaactaCCAAATATCTCATTGTAGATGTGCCTGACATGTGTATGTCCACAgtctacagtagagactatattgTGACAGTCTGAGTGATgcagtgtgttgttgtttgtctccCCAGTTCAAGAGGATGCTGAACAGAGAGCTCACTCAGCTATCAGAGGCCAGCAGATCAGGGAACCAGGTGTCAGAGTTCATCTCCAGCACCTTCCTAGGTATGTCTTTCTCTCCACCACCTTTCAATGTCTGACTGCCTTAGTAGAGACATCTACCGTATGTACTGTAATGTGAATCAGTGTTACAAATGTATACTTATTGTATAGTTACTATTACGTTCCCCAGCACCAAAACCAAAAATTGTCACTCAAACAGAAAGGGGAACTCacaaagagtcactgacaacaaccaaAACGAAACAGGCAGGGTTTTAGGAGGGGtactgaaagacactcatgggggagTCCATTGAAGGTTGACTAGCAACAAAAACAAGACACCCACTAAATTTACCCAAGAAGAGGCAaactacatttttaaaaacaaaccaaacttaaagacaggaagcaaaccaaaaagTGGAGCAAAATGAAAACAGGGCAGATAAGATAAAGGCTTGTTTGTCTGGAAATCAAATAAGGCGGGCCAACTAAAGGTGTTAACTCTTCACATCTCTCAAGACCATCGGagcactgggccagccactcttaaatagcacctgggccagcacaggtgaaacaccttcccccTAACGAGATGaccaaccagcacaggtgtagtacatactgactaatgaggtgacaccaatcggtgcgCCCCACGTGCGAAGGTCCAACCTAGAAATATAAATGGAAAAGCCAAAGCCTGTAACATTACATGTGATTACGCCAAGACAATACGAATCCAGGCAACTACATGATATCTGTGCAACTTCAACTTCAATAGACAACCCTTCTTAACTCTATTGTTATTACTGTGGAATAACTGTGGAATAACTGTGCACCACAGAAAAGCAACATGACATGGAGATCATGTCTCCACACAtcaaggagaagaaggagaaaacGGACAAGAAGAAGCGTCCCATGTCCCAGATCGTGGGGGTGAAGAAGCCCAGAATCATCCCCAGTGTGGCCCCCTCCAACATCCCCCGCTTCGGGGTTGCAGCCACTCAGGAGGGCTTTCTCGCCAAGGTAGTCTACGCAACCCTTCTTTTCTGACAATTAGAAAGTACCTTGCTTTTAGGGTTCTGTTCTGCCACAAGTTCTGTCACTCTTAGGATTTAATAGTCCCCAGCACGTTTTGGAGTTAAATGATCTGCATGTTTTTCCATCTGGCAGCAGTTGGAAGATATAAACCGATGGGGTGTGGATATTTTCAAAATATCTGAATATTCTGGGAATCGTCCGCTGACGGTGGCGATTTATTCAATTTTCCAGGTATGTCCTCATGTTTCCAAATGAGTCCTCTTCTAAAAAGGGCCCTCTTACAAGGCTTAAAAATGTACAAAGTCACTGATAAAAAATGCTGAAAATCATATATGTATTCCATATAGGAGCGAGAGCTGCTGAAGTCATTCAAGATCCCTGCAGACACCTTCATCACCTTCATGATGACCCTGGAGGACCACTACCACCATGATGTGGCCTACCACAACAACATCCACGCTGCAGACGTGGTCCAGTCCACCCAcgtcctcctctctacccctgcCCTGGAGGTATGACAACTTTAATATATGCAATATAATGTTCAAAACTGTACACCTTCTGCAGGGCTATACACTACATCGTATAACTTCAAAGTTATGGACATTAGAAAAAGGGTGTTTTGAAAATTGGGGCAGACATGTGTCCCACCTGTCCCATATTGTTGTTGTGCCGTAGTCccacacacattctcacacacatactgtacagaagTGGTGACTGTTCTGAGTGAAGATCACTTTGAGTCAAAAAGCAAGACGAGATATCGTatttgcttgaattgccctgccaatgctTTGTTGTTCagaacataaaaaatatatataaaaatttgaggtaggctatatgatcacaccggTAATAGATCAGTTGCACATAACTGATCAGTAGatgttgttgtattacttgtgaggcaagGCTGATTGAGAATACTGTACATTTAAACATTTACTGGGCTGATtgtgcctgcatctgatggtcagtgtcagcagagggagagaacaggaggagacaggggtcCACCTCTCAacgtccctccgctctccctttcctctgttgacactgaccaaaaagggacaccgtcttccacctgatggcCAAACTCGAGTTGCaccgcattatttctgcctcatgcacaaattcatgttgttactcctacgAACAAAGAAAGTGAAATATTTCTCAATATTAAAAAAGACCCAATCTGCTAATAATAATGCAAGCCTATCAATAGactttcctactcattcattacagctgcagtgttGGTTGTCGTGTGAGTGGAAGTATGAAGAATGCACATTTTAATAGCCTCtaaaagtgttgaataaaaaGTGTTGACAGTTGtgagtaagaacttaaacatCAACTCACTAATAAAAACAGCATCTCTTTGCTGTATTCATTGACATTCTCTCTCTGGTCATGATTTGAaatgttttgaaatctcacagtatcaactttgctgcTGCTTTCTTTTCCGCCTGCTATGTTACTGTAGACCCGGGAATCTGAGCAATCCGACTGGCCAGCGGTAAgcctatagtgcacttgatttgctctccaGGCCCACcgggaaggcagagtttgtaccTTTCGAAACATTAAATGGTTAAAAATGGGAACATTTCGCCCTACCTGACATGCAGGGCAGCTGAATCACGTGCACCTACGGCCAACAAAATAAAGGAATGCAAGGCTTTATCgttgttttttttacagaaatgttttccGATCGACTAGAAATGCCATGGAGATTGCCCAGTcgatcgaccggttggtgacccCTGCTGTACAGTATTTACCTGCATTAACATCCCTGTGTTCCTCCAATCTCTACAGGCGGTGTTCACTGACTTGGAGATCCTAGCTGCTCTGTTTGCCAGTGCTATACATGATGTGGACCACCCGGGGGTGTCTAACCAGTTCCTCATCAACACCAGTGAGTTCACATATCCCCCTGGGCACTAGGCAAAGAGTTGTTTCAAATCTTGGAATCCTTTGTGGTTGTGTGTCCACATTAAATTGTCTCATGGGCCGCATATGTCCCACACGCCGCCAGTTTGAGACCCCTGCTGTAGAATGTGTGTTTGCACTGTTCCTCTCCTGTGTGTCCGTCCAGACTCCGAGCTGGCCCTGATGTACAACGACGTGTCGGTCCTGGAAAACCACCACCTGGCTGTGGGCTTTAAGCTGCTGCAGGAGGACAACTGTGACATCTTCCAGAACCTCAgcaagaaacagagacagtcccTACGCAAGATGGTCATAGACATGGTGTTAGCCACAGACATGTCCAAACACATGAACCTGCTGGCTGACCTAAAGACTATGGTGGAGACCAAGAAGGTGACCAGTCTAGGAGTACTTCTACTAGACAACTATGGAGATCGTATCCAGGTAAGACTCACAGAATAATAATCAAATTAACTCTCTTCGAAGGGATTCAAATTCAGCATAATCCATGTGAACTAGATGATGATATGGCCATTTGGCTGACACTGTCATTAACACATTAATTCAGTGTATGTAGCATATTTAGGTATTGAACCCAAAACACTTGTTTTGACTGACAGCACCCTGCTCCAGCCAAATGAACCATTGGGATCGTATTATTGTCATATGATTGTATGGTCATTTATTTTCCTTGATACTCAATAAGAAGTGTTTTTGGTTTCTCCAGGTCCTCCAGAACATGGTTcactgtgctgacctcagtaACCCCACCAAGCCCCTGGAGGTCTACCGCCAGTGGACTGACCGCATCATGGTGGAGTTCTTCAcccagggggacagggagagggacaaggGCATGGAGATCAGCCCCATGTGTGACAAACACAACGCCTCCATCGAGAAGAACCAGGTACAGTTATTATACACACAGGCATtgagacacatacagtacagtatgcacaCACTATGTTCACATGcagaagagagacacacacacaattacaattATAATAGTTAGGTATATTCTtacatttgtcctatttcacacatatACAAGTGCGCAATATAcacgtgtgaattggaaatgtgttttttttgcatatcccactccCCCTGAGACAGGCCACACCGACAGATTCTTCAcctgctctacacacacacagtcggggCTAAAAAGTCTGCCTCTTTTACTAATATGCCAGTGACTATAATCATTTTCCTCTACAGGTGGGCTTCATAGACTACATCGTCCACCCTCTGTGGGAGACGTGGGCAGACCTGGTCCACCCTGATGCCCAGGACATCCTAGACACGCTGGAGGACAATCGCGAGTGGTACCAGAGCATGATCCCACACAGCCCCTCGCCCACACCCGAGGCCCAGGACAAGATGGGCCTGCCTGGGGGAGCCATGGGAGccggagggggtggaggtggatcCTCCACAGGAGATAAGTTCCAGTTTGAGCTGaccctagaggaggaggagtgcgAGTCCGACACAGAGAGCCCTCcggcagaggaggaggggtacaGTAGCACTGGGATGGAACCTTCTAGGACTGACCTGGACAGCAGAC is part of the Oncorhynchus keta strain PuntledgeMale-10-30-2019 chromosome 15, Oket_V2, whole genome shotgun sequence genome and encodes:
- the LOC118394503 gene encoding cAMP-specific 3',5'-cyclic phosphodiesterase 4D-like isoform X3; this translates as MSAPTNCGFYFSADRSFQVRNGNICGSPCSINRPIDIIQKSKRFDAENGLSVGRSPLDPPASPGSGLVLQANYHSQRRESFLYRSDSDFDLSPKAPSRNSSTASDLHGEDMIVTPFAQVLASLRTVRSNFAVLTHQQDRQPSKRIGSNPPSMLNTSLAEEPFQQLAVETLDELDWCLEQLDTLKTRHSVSEMASNKFKRMLNRELTQLSEASRSGNQVSEFISSTFLEKQHDMEIMSPHIKEKKEKTDKKKRPMSQIVGVKKPRIIPSVAPSNIPRFGVAATQEGFLAKQLEDINRWGVDIFKISEYSGNRPLTVAIYSIFQERELLKSFKIPADTFITFMMTLEDHYHHDVAYHNNIHAADVVQSTHVLLSTPALEAVFTDLEILAALFASAIHDVDHPGVSNQFLINTNSELALMYNDVSVLENHHLAVGFKLLQEDNCDIFQNLSKKQRQSLRKMVIDMVLATDMSKHMNLLADLKTMVETKKVTSLGVLLLDNYGDRIQVLQNMVHCADLSNPTKPLEVYRQWTDRIMVEFFTQGDRERDKGMEISPMCDKHNASIEKNQVGFIDYIVHPLWETWADLVHPDAQDILDTLEDNREWYQSMIPHSPSPTPEAQDKMGLPGGAMGAGGGGGGSSTGDKFQFELTLEEEECESDTESPPAEEEGYSSTGMEPSRTDLDSRLHSMSATSHPHTQVLSKMATSVLNLGGRTLSTDSDPEREATEDREHDQEGNAGVRRFRLGT
- the LOC118394503 gene encoding cAMP-specific 3',5'-cyclic phosphodiesterase 4D-like isoform X4 is translated as MMNKDSRFPRKAVHSNPSSRRHSCIGFDAENGLSVGRSPLDPPASPGSGLVLQANYHSQRRESFLYRSDSDFDLSPKAPSRNSSTASDLHGEDMIVTPFAQVLASLRTVRSNFAVLTHQQDRQPSKRIGSNPPSMLNTSLAEEPFQQLAVETLDELDWCLEQLDTLKTRHSVSEMASNKFKRMLNRELTQLSEASRSGNQVSEFISSTFLEKQHDMEIMSPHIKEKKEKTDKKKRPMSQIVGVKKPRIIPSVAPSNIPRFGVAATQEGFLAKQLEDINRWGVDIFKISEYSGNRPLTVAIYSIFQERELLKSFKIPADTFITFMMTLEDHYHHDVAYHNNIHAADVVQSTHVLLSTPALEAVFTDLEILAALFASAIHDVDHPGVSNQFLINTNSELALMYNDVSVLENHHLAVGFKLLQEDNCDIFQNLSKKQRQSLRKMVIDMVLATDMSKHMNLLADLKTMVETKKVTSLGVLLLDNYGDRIQVLQNMVHCADLSNPTKPLEVYRQWTDRIMVEFFTQGDRERDKGMEISPMCDKHNASIEKNQVGFIDYIVHPLWETWADLVHPDAQDILDTLEDNREWYQSMIPHSPSPTPEAQDKMGLPGGAMGAGGGGGGSSTGDKFQFELTLEEEECESDTESPPAEEEGYSSTGMEPSRTDLDSRLHSMSATSHPHTQVLSKMATSVLNLGGRTLSTDSDPEREATEDREHDQEGNAGVRRFRLGT
- the LOC118394503 gene encoding cAMP-specific 3',5'-cyclic phosphodiesterase 4D-like isoform X1 codes for the protein MSEACSEEEWSEEHSEEQLVSRLPVIQLKPMSPGISPKISPRDSPCGSPRNSPMLFRKLLMNRSISLQRRYTLAYTPSFDAENGLSVGRSPLDPPASPGSGLVLQANYHSQRRESFLYRSDSDFDLSPKAPSRNSSTASDLHGEDMIVTPFAQVLASLRTVRSNFAVLTHQQDRQPSKRIGSNPPSMLNTSLAEEPFQQLAVETLDELDWCLEQLDTLKTRHSVSEMASNKFKRMLNRELTQLSEASRSGNQVSEFISSTFLEKQHDMEIMSPHIKEKKEKTDKKKRPMSQIVGVKKPRIIPSVAPSNIPRFGVAATQEGFLAKQLEDINRWGVDIFKISEYSGNRPLTVAIYSIFQERELLKSFKIPADTFITFMMTLEDHYHHDVAYHNNIHAADVVQSTHVLLSTPALEAVFTDLEILAALFASAIHDVDHPGVSNQFLINTNSELALMYNDVSVLENHHLAVGFKLLQEDNCDIFQNLSKKQRQSLRKMVIDMVLATDMSKHMNLLADLKTMVETKKVTSLGVLLLDNYGDRIQVLQNMVHCADLSNPTKPLEVYRQWTDRIMVEFFTQGDRERDKGMEISPMCDKHNASIEKNQVGFIDYIVHPLWETWADLVHPDAQDILDTLEDNREWYQSMIPHSPSPTPEAQDKMGLPGGAMGAGGGGGGSSTGDKFQFELTLEEEECESDTESPPAEEEGYSSTGMEPSRTDLDSRLHSMSATSHPHTQVLSKMATSVLNLGGRTLSTDSDPEREATEDREHDQEGNAGVRRFRLGT
- the LOC118394503 gene encoding cAMP-specific 3',5'-cyclic phosphodiesterase 4D-like isoform X2, with the protein product MSEACSEEEWSEEHSEEQLVSRLPVIQLKPMSPGISPKISPRDSPCGSPRNSPMLFRKLLMNRSISLQRRYTLAYTPSFDAENGLSVGRSPLDPPASPGSGLVLQANYHSQRRESFLYRSDSDFDLSPKAPSRNSSTASDLHGEDMIVTPFAQVLASLRTVRSNFAVLTHQQDRQPSKRIGSNPPSMLNTSLAEEPFQQLAVETLDELDWCLEQLDTLKTRHSVSEMASNKFKRMLNRELTQLSEASRSGNQVSEFISSTFLEKQHDMEIMSPHIKEKKEKTDKKKRPMSQIVGVKKPRIIPSVAPSNIPRFGVAATQEGFLAKLEDINRWGVDIFKISEYSGNRPLTVAIYSIFQERELLKSFKIPADTFITFMMTLEDHYHHDVAYHNNIHAADVVQSTHVLLSTPALEAVFTDLEILAALFASAIHDVDHPGVSNQFLINTNSELALMYNDVSVLENHHLAVGFKLLQEDNCDIFQNLSKKQRQSLRKMVIDMVLATDMSKHMNLLADLKTMVETKKVTSLGVLLLDNYGDRIQVLQNMVHCADLSNPTKPLEVYRQWTDRIMVEFFTQGDRERDKGMEISPMCDKHNASIEKNQVGFIDYIVHPLWETWADLVHPDAQDILDTLEDNREWYQSMIPHSPSPTPEAQDKMGLPGGAMGAGGGGGGSSTGDKFQFELTLEEEECESDTESPPAEEEGYSSTGMEPSRTDLDSRLHSMSATSHPHTQVLSKMATSVLNLGGRTLSTDSDPEREATEDREHDQEGNAGVRRFRLGT